The nucleotide window TTCCGGTGTCGCGGATGCGGGGGTAGGTGGCGCTGGTCCTCATAACGCTGAAGGAGACCAGGGGCGGGTAGACGGAGACGCTATAGAACGACTGGCAGGTGAAGCCGAGCGGACCTTCACCGTCCTGGCCGGTGATGATGGTGATCCCGGAGGCGTAGTGACCGACGGCGTCCCGGAACCGCAGCTGATCGAAGCTGTCGGTGATGTCAGCTGTGGCCCCAGTGGTGGTCGTGCTGGTCGATGTATTGGTGGTGCTCGTCATGTGGTGGGGTCCGTGAGGCGTGGGTCGAGTCCGTATTGGGCGGGTGCGTCGAGATGGTCGCGGAGTGTGGTGCCGTCGTAGTCGTGGTGGTAGATGCCGCGGTCCTGGAGGAGGGGGACGACTTCGTCGACGAAGGTGTCGACACCGTCTTCGTTGACGTCGATGGAGACCCAGAATCCGTCGCAGGCGCTGGCTTCGAACCATTCCTGCATGTGGTCCGCGGTGACTGATGCTTCGCCGACGGGGGTGGGGTGGTAGTCGATGACGCCGTGAGCGAGGATGTCGCGGATGGTCCATCCTTCCCGGGCAACTTCCAATGCGCGTGGGGAGCGGGGGTCGAACGGGCTCGGGGACGCGGCGACGAGTTGCTGGGCGGTGAGGGGGTCATCGAGCTGATGGGCGTCGAGGTGCAGGTTCAACATCGACCCAAGGTAGGCGACCCGCGAAGCGGCTGTGAGCTCGCCCAACTGCACCCGTCGGTCCAGAGCGGCGCGTTTGGACTTGCCGATGGCGGGCATGACTCCGGCGAAGAACTTGATCTCGTCCGGGTTGCGCCCTGCCCGGCGGGCGGCATCGCGGTAGGCCTGGCGTTGCTTGCGGGCGTCGTCGATGGTGAAGGTGGCGCCGATGACGCCGTTGGCGTAGCGTCCGGCGAGCTCGAGTCCGTTGCCGCCTCCGCCGGCGGAGAAGATGACGGGCTGGCCCTGCTCGGATGGTGGGATGGGTAGAGGCCCGCGGGAGGCGACGTGCTCGCCCTGCATATTGATGGGCTGGATCTTGCCGGGGTCGGCGAAGTGGCCGGACTTCTGGTCCTTGATCCAGGCGTCCTGCTGCCAGCTTCCCCAGAGGGCTTGGGCGATCTGGATGGTTTCGTGGGCTCGCTGGTAGCGGTGCGGGCGGGACGCCAGGGTTTGGCCGAAGTTCGCTGCGGCGGCGGGGTCGCTGCTGGTGACCGCGTTCCATCCGGCGCGTCCGTGACTCATCACATCCAGGGCCTTGAACTGGCGGGCGATGTTGAAGGGCTCATTGAAGCTCGTGGAACCGGTTGCGACCAGACCGATGCGCTCGGTGGCCCGGGCGATCGCCGCAAGCGTCATCATCGGCTCCAGGGTCATCGATGGTGCTTCGTGGTCTACGTCGGCCTCCAGGCCGGGGAAGTCCGGGAGGAACAGGAAGGCAAACTTCCCGCGCTCAGCGGCTTGCGCGTAGCGGACCTGCGCATCGAAGCTCGCGTAATTCGCCGGATCAACGTTAGGGGCGCGCCAGGCTGAGGTCTGTGATCCGTATCCGTTGCCCAGGTGCATGCCCAGGATCATCTGTCGCTTGGTCATCGGTTCTCCTCGTACTGCTGTCGTTCGTATGCGGCGGTTTTGTTTGCGGTGCTGATCGTGGTGCAGGCAGGCACTACTGTTTCTGGTCGCTTGGTTAGTTCGAACATTGCCATTAGTGTGAAGGTCAAGTGAGTGATCGATCGAGGCCCGGGAGGTCGTATGCGTATTGGTGAGTTGGCGAAGAAGACGGGCGTTCCTGCCCGAATGCTGCGGTATTACGAGGAACAAGACCTGATTTCACCGCGACGTTTGGAGAACGGGTACCGGACGTATGACGACTATCTGGTGGATCGGGTGAAGAAGATCCGTGGGCTGGTTGATTCCGGGATCCCGACGCGAATCATCTCGAGCATCCTGCCGTGTCTGGATCAGCCGCAGACCATCGTCGTGAAAAACGCCGAGCCCGGGTTGCGGGAGCTGCTGGTGACGGAGCGGGACCGCATGACGGAAAAGATTGATTTCCTCATCCACAACCGGGACTCGATCACCCGGTACATCGAGGCCATCGATGTTGCCGCCTCCCAGGGTCAGTCGCTCAAAGCGGGCTGACCCGGCTCCCCGGACGGGCTGACGAACCCTAAGGCGAAGGGTCTGGTTCGTCAGCCGGCAGCGTGTTGGAACGGATTTATCCGTTGTGGGTGGGGCGGCGGGGTTTGCCGACGAAGAGGGTGCCGATGACCGCGCCGAAGGCGAGGATCCCGGCGACGGTGAACGCAGCGCGGCCGGCGTCGATGCTTTGCGCCAGGTCCAGGGTGCCGGCGTAGGTGGCGTTGGCTCCGATGGTGAAGGCGGAAATGAGGATCGCGCCTCCTGCGGCACCGGCGAGTTGCTGGACGGTGGAGAACGCGGCGGTGCCGTGGGAGTAAAGCTCGGCCGGCAGTGAGCTTAGAGCGGAAGTTGTCATGGGCGCCCACATCAGGGCTTGGGTTCCGGTCATGACCAGGTAGACGGCCAAGGCCAGCCAGACACTGGTTTTCTCATCGATGGTGGTCAGGAACCAGATAGTCGCCACCCAGACGATGGAGCCGGGGATGGCCAGGGGTTTGGGTCCGACCTTGTCGTAGATGCGTCCGCCGAGCGCGGAGACGATCGCGATCATCGCTCCCCCGGGGAAGAGGAACAGGCCCATCTGCAGGGTGTCCAGTCCGAGGACGGCGGTCAGGATGAGCGGCAGGACCAGGACGACGCCGAAACCGTTCATGGCGACGAACGTCATCACGACCGTCGGCAGGACGTATTGGCGAGAGGAAAAGATCCGCATGTCCAGGAACGCGTCCCCGTGCTTTTGCAGTCGGACCTGCCGGTAGACGAACGCGCCCACACCGGCTAGTCCGATCAGGATCGGAATGAAGGGTGCGACGGGTGCGTGCCCGGAGACCGATTCGCCGATGGACGCCAGGCCGAAGACCAACCCGCCGAATCCGACGACGGACAGCAGCAGGGACACCGCGTCCAGGCTCACCCGCTCGGGAACGGTCACGTTCCGCAGCCTCATCGCTCCCAGGATGAGTGTCACCACGACGATCGGCAGCA belongs to Arthrobacter tumbae and includes:
- a CDS encoding MerR family transcriptional regulator, which produces MRIGELAKKTGVPARMLRYYEEQDLISPRRLENGYRTYDDYLVDRVKKIRGLVDSGIPTRIISSILPCLDQPQTIVVKNAEPGLRELLVTERDRMTEKIDFLIHNRDSITRYIEAIDVAASQGQSLKAG
- a CDS encoding DHA2 family efflux MFS transporter permease subunit, which codes for MPGSITNETTLNSAQPLPDAAFAYTVDEASGATTPTDRATGDAAVAGDRMAPGSAMIIGLLMISAFVVLLNEMMLGVALPTLITDLAITPTTGQWLTTGYLLTLAVLIPAIGFVMRRFTTRSIFLGSMSLFLLGTVIAAIAPGFGVLFAGRIIQAVGTAVFVPLLITTTMRLVPASRRGRMMALVTAVPAVAPAVGPAVSGLVLSQLSWRWLFILMLPIVVVTLILGAMRLRNVTVPERVSLDAVSLLLSVVGFGGLVFGLASIGESVSGHAPVAPFIPILIGLAGVGAFVYRQVRLQKHGDAFLDMRIFSSRQYVLPTVVMTFVAMNGFGVVLVLPLILTAVLGLDTLQMGLFLFPGGAMIAIVSALGGRIYDKVGPKPLAIPGSIVWVATIWFLTTIDEKTSVWLALAVYLVMTGTQALMWAPMTTSALSSLPAELYSHGTAAFSTVQQLAGAAGGAILISAFTIGANATYAGTLDLAQSIDAGRAAFTVAGILAFGAVIGTLFVGKPRRPTHNG
- a CDS encoding NtaA/DmoA family FMN-dependent monooxygenase (This protein belongs to a clade of FMN-dependent monooxygenases, within a broader family of flavin-dependent oxidoreductases, the luciferase-like monooxygenase (LMM) family, some of whose members use coenzyme F420 rather than FMN.); the encoded protein is MTKRQMILGMHLGNGYGSQTSAWRAPNVDPANYASFDAQVRYAQAAERGKFAFLFLPDFPGLEADVDHEAPSMTLEPMMTLAAIARATERIGLVATGSTSFNEPFNIARQFKALDVMSHGRAGWNAVTSSDPAAAANFGQTLASRPHRYQRAHETIQIAQALWGSWQQDAWIKDQKSGHFADPGKIQPINMQGEHVASRGPLPIPPSEQGQPVIFSAGGGGNGLELAGRYANGVIGATFTIDDARKQRQAYRDAARRAGRNPDEIKFFAGVMPAIGKSKRAALDRRVQLGELTAASRVAYLGSMLNLHLDAHQLDDPLTAQQLVAASPSPFDPRSPRALEVAREGWTIRDILAHGVIDYHPTPVGEASVTADHMQEWFEASACDGFWVSIDVNEDGVDTFVDEVVPLLQDRGIYHHDYDGTTLRDHLDAPAQYGLDPRLTDPTT